DNA sequence from the Methanobacterium petrolearium genome:
CCAGACGGAGAATCGTTACCAGAAACATCACCACTCAAGACATTGTCCTCATCAACAGACGCAGTGTCATCCACAGCCACAGGAACATCATCCACACCATTCACAGTGAGAGTCACAGTAGCAGTACTAATGTCACCATCAGCATCCACGATTTGGTATTCGAAGCTATCCAGTCCGTTATAATCCGCACCAGGCGTGTAAGTGTAAGAACCGTCAGTATTCATAACAACCGTACCATGAACAGGCCCAGTTACCACGCTCCAAACGTTCCCACCATCACCAGACGGAGAATCGTTACCAGAAACATCACCACTCAAGACATTGTCCTCATCAACAGACGCAGTGTCATCCACAGCCACAGGAACATCATCCACCGGAGTTACAGTTATTGTCAAAGTAGCACTAGCCGTATTTCCTGTTGTATCCTGTATTGTGTAACTAATTACCGGAACTGGTCCATTATAATTAGTAGCAGGAGTAAATGTATACGTGCCGTCTGCATTAATTTTAATGCTTCCCACACCAGGAATGTTTACTGTGCTACCTGCTGAAGCGGTTGTTCCATTTACTGTGAAATTAACCACAGTAACAGGTCCGTCAGGATCTGAAATAGGCAGGTTGCCGTTTAATGGAGTGTCTTCAGGAGTTGTTTTGCTGTCATCATTTGCCACAGGAAGTCCATCAACTGTAGTTATGACTGGGGGCGTTTGATCATTTGTGCTATTATCATCAGTTACGCCTGTTGGTGGAGTCACAGTCGCAGTGTTAGTTAAGGTGCCAGTAGCTGTTGAGCTAACCGTACCTACTATAGTTAAAGTTACACTGTCTCCATTATTTAGAGTTACACCTGTCCAAGCACCAGTAGCACTATTATAAGTACCCACACTAGGCGTGTAACTGGAAGCTGTGAAGTCTGATGGTAAAGTATCAGTTACCGTGAAAGTATCTGTAGATAATATACTTGATGGTCCATTGTTAGTCACAGTTATCGTGTAAGTCAATGTCTGACCAGCCACAACAGGATCCAGACTGTCTGTCTTGATAATAGCTAGATCTGCTATTCGATTAATGGGTGTAGTTAAAGTTGCGTCGTTGTTTGTTGAAACTGGGTCTGTAATACTGGTAGGTACTGTTACGCTAGCAATGTTAGTTAAAGAACCAGTTGCAGTTGGACTTACGGCGCCTATGATAGTTAAAGTGATACTTTCTCCTTCGGCTAGAGTCACACCAGTCCAAGCACCAGTAGCACTATTATAAGTGCCCACACTAGGCGTGTAACTGGAAGCTGTGAATCCGCTAGGAAGAGAATCATGTACCGTGAATGTGTCAGTTGGTAATATTGTTGAGTTTCCATTGTTAGTTACTGTAATTGTATAAGTCAATCCTTGACCAGCCACAGCAGTCGTCTGATTTGTAGTTTGAGTTATTGCTAAGTCTATTGGAGCATCGAGTTCCCAAACGAACTCTATTCCATCTCCACCAGAATTAGCCCCTACACCTATCCAGAAGAAACTAACGCTGGTTATGTTATATCCATTAATTTGTACAGAACCTGCTGCTGTTCCTTGTGTTGAGTCCATTGAAGCTTCAGGCCTATTTTCTACTGTATATACATTAGGAGTTCTTTGAATAGTCGTTGAAGTGACCTCAAAATGAGTTGGACCAGATAATTTGGTGATAGTTAACCCAGAAGTTGTCAATGTTAAAAGGGCTGAACTAGATGTTGTACTATATGCACCACCAATCCTGTCAATATGAAGAATTGGGTTGTCTACTGGCCTACTGAATGTAAATGTTATAGTTCCATTGTTTGCATTGTTTATAGTGTTCCAATTGAGAACAGTTTCAAATGAAGCATGATTTGCTGCCGAAGAATTACTGAAAAATGCAGTGTTCGTATTTGTTGTTCCAGTAGGTGTTGATGTTACAGTAGCAGCTCCTGATGTAGTTTCTGTTACATTAACTTTAATTGGACCTGCTGTGGAGTTGTAGCTAGTGCCTGAACCACCCCATGTACCTGTCATGTCAGCTGCGCTTGATGCGCCTATTATGCTGAGGATTAGAAAAGCCGTCGCAATCACTAGAATCACTTGTTTTCTAATCTTTTCACCTCCTTTAAGCTTTTTTAAGACCCTAAATTATATTTTAAAATCAAATAAGAATATTCTGATCGAATAATAATATGCTATTCAAATAAGAATATTCCAATAAGAGAAAAATATAGATTTAAGATCATATGTTTATTGAAATGGAATAACATAAAAAAGAAGTTATGATACAGTGATGCACGTGTATGCATTAAGGCAAAGTATAAATATAAAAAAAAAAGCTCAACTGAATTATAGTAATAATGATTACTATTTGTTAACAGGTCTCATTAGGTGACTGGATTGAAACGAATAACAATTGGCGTGGACAAAGAAGTTGATTTAAAGTTCAGGAAAAAAGCATCACAAATATACAATTTTGAAAAAGGATGGTATAGTAAAGCAGCAAATGATGCTATGAAAAGTTGGGCTACTGAAAGTAAATCAATTACAGAGGATATCCACAATTTGATGAATTCCATAAATCCAAATCATTGGGAAACCTTGAAACATGAGATTAATATAAATAAAACTGATCCAGTTGAGAATATAGAAGATTTTATCAATTATATTAATCATGAAAGCAATTATAACTTAAAAGTTGAAGGAAAAAATGGTCAGATGATTGTAGAATTAAAAAATGCCGTGAAATCAGATTCAAATGACCATTTAGATGATCTAGAAAACAATTTAATGACACTGATGATGTTACATCTTATTATTAGAATTATTATATTATCACTAGAAGAAGCTACAAAAGACAAATATGTAGTTAGTGGCATTGGATCCGTACCCCCTGTTTACATAAATAAACTCAAAAAATAAAGTTTACACCATATAAGTCACTGAAAACTCTTTTTAAAACCGAATGTTTAAATAAAATTGTTCTTATGTGCCCATTAAATTATTGTATTACTAATCTATAAACTAGTTGGATAAAATGAGTGCAATAACAGGGATATTCTACAGAAATAATCAGGAAATCAACCCCAAACTCATCCAAAAGATAAATGATCGTCTATCACATCGAGGCCCTGATGGTTCTGCAGTTTGGTGTGAAGGATCCGTTGCTTTAGGTCATCAGATGCTCCATACAACACCCGAATCATTGCATGAGAAGCTGCCATTTTATGACGAGAAACCTGGTCTTGTTATCACTGCTGATGCAAGGATTGATAATAGAAGAGAGTTGGCTAAAGAATTGGACATTGAAGATAATGAGTATGTATCAGACAGTTATTTTATATTGAAGTCATATGAAAAGTGGGGTGAAATATGCCCTGAATATTTATTAGGTGATTTTGCTTTTGCTATTTGGGATGAAAATAAGGAAAGACTTTTCTGCGCCCGAGATCATATGGGTGTTAAACCTTTTTATTATTATTTAGATGATGAAATGTTTGTTTTTGGGACTGAAATAAAGGCTATTTTAACAATCCCCAATATAACTTGTGAACTGGACAAAAACAAATTAGCAAATTATTTAATGATTGTTGATTTTTTCAATAAAGAGAATACATTTTATGAAAATATCAAACGTTTACCCAACGCATTTTCTATCATACTTGATGAAAATTTTATTGAAAAACGTAGTTACTGGAGATTAAATCCAAAATCTGAGATAATTATGGATTCAAAAGAGGATTATGCTCAAAAATTTCGTGAAATATTCACTGAAGCTGTAAAATGTCGTTTAAGGAGTTATTCAATACCGGGAGTTATGTTAAGTGGTGGGCTGGACTCGTCTTCTGTAGCTAGTATTGCACAAAAAATATGCTATGAAGGAGGAGGAACTAAAAAAATACATAGTTTTTCCTATGTTTTTGATGATCATCCTGACATTGATGAAAGAATTTACATTAACAAAGTTTTAGAGAGAGGAAAAGTAAAATCGCATTTTATCAAATGTGATGATATTGATCCGCTGGAAAGAATTAATGAAAAAATAAAGTTTGGAGATCAGCCCATAAACACATATCAGACTGGTGTGATCCATAGATCACGGCAAAAAATGTATGAACAAGGAGTCTGTGTCCTTTTAACAGGTGAAGGGGGTGATCAAATTCTTTCACATGGAAATAATTACTTAGATGAACTTCTAGTTACTTTTAAATGGAAAAAATTTATGCAAAATATAAATTATATTGCAGATGTTCAAGAATTAAGTAGGTTTAAATTGTTTTTAAATATTGTTTATCGCACGTTAACTTATTATTTATTTCAGATCTCTTTTTTTTACAGTTTTTTCAAAAAAAACCATAATATTTTAAACAAAAAGTTCCTTAAAACAGCCCATATGCGTAATTTGGATGATGTAGTGAAATTTCGTGTTCCACACGCAAAAAAAGTTCATTATTATCATATTGAACTTGGACAACACCAGTTAAGTTTTGAGATACTGGATCAAGAAAGTTCAGCATATCATATTGATACCCGGCATCCTTTTTATGATAAAAGACTTGTTGAATTCTGTTTTGCCATACCAACTGAAATGAAAGTTAGGTTTGGTTGGAGTAGATATGTGTGTAGACTTGCAATGGATGAAATTTTACCAGAAGAAATTCAGTGGCGTTCTACTAAATCAATTGTAGGAAATGTGAGTGCTAATAAATTTTTATCAAATCAAGAAATGTTTGAAAAAGTAATTAATGATCGTGAAAAAGTTATAAAAAAATATGTTAATATTGAGAAGCTTCATGAAATTTATACCAAAAAAAGTTCAAAAAATGTTAATCTTTTATGGCGTGTATTGTTATTTTATTTATGGCAACTAAAGAAAAACAAGCTTTAATCTAATTCAAAGAAGCTTGGAACATACCATCACCATCTATTCCATCGTTTATTTTAAGTGTTATTGTTCTTAAATCGCCATGCAAGATTAATTTCGGTTTTTTGTAAATTTTCTTGTTCACTAGATCACTATTATCCACGTTATCATCTCTTATTCTCAATGTTTTGTGAAAAAAATGGAATAATCATTTGAAGACATCATTCCTTTTTAATTCCATATTTTATTGTATTCGGGTTATGAAGATATTTTGAACGTCATTATATTGATCCCAATCGTAAGGTGCTGAAGAGCCGTTTTTACTGGCAGAAAGCGTGTAAATTCCCACATGATCCGCCTTAACTGTAATATGTAACACTGCAGATTCTCCACTTGATAAAGATCCTATATTCCACGTGATTTTCCCAGATTCATTATCATAAACTGCTTCTTTATCATTGCCAACATATGTTAATCCAATTAATAAATCATCTATGATAATATTATCACAGTTGTCAGGTCCTTTATTGGTTACAGTAACTGTTATCACAATATCCTGACTACTATTTGTTTCCACATTAATTTGTCCATTAACGTCCTGTTTTACTTGAATGTCTGCAGCTGGGGCAACTTTTAATTTTCTAGTTTCATAGTTGATCCATGATCCACTTTCAGTTTGATTCACCGAAACTAACGAAGCATTAGTAGTTAACTCAGATGTTTGAATACCCGTAGAATTCACCTGTAAATAAATTATAATAGCTGCCAAACTATTCGCTGGCAAATAATCCACATAATACGTTAAATTCTGACCATCAAAGACAACTCTACTTATACCACCCAATGGAACAGAATATCCTTTGTATATGAGCCCAGAACCAATACTATACTTCACAACAATACCCGTAGCAACATCAGGACCATAATTCTTCACATAAGACACATAAGGAGGGGCCTCACCAAAACTATAAGTATCATTCCGATTAGGATACCACTCATAATTACGAACTAAAAGATCAACTATTGACTGATAACTGTTGGTGAATGTCAAATTCATGGTTTGTTCATTATTAGCTGAACACCAGTCATATGGTGTTGAATTGATCTTTGTTGCAGTGTTAAACAAAGTTCCATTTGTTGCAGTGACATTAACATATATTTCTAGTGTTTTTATAGTTCCACTGGTTAAACTGTCTATGTGCCATACGTCTGAGTTATAACTTTCTCCAGCAGAATGACCAGTGTAAACCATTCCAACAGGCAGCGTATTATTTATATCAATATTAGTTGCGGTATCAGGTCCATTGTTTATCACGTTAATCCGAATAATTGCAGTGTTGTCTGAGCCATTGTAGGTGATGGTGTCCTGTTTTACTTGAATGTCTGCAGCTGGGGCAACTTTTAATTTTCTAGTTTCATAGTTGATCCATGATCCACTTTCAGTTTGATTCACCGAAACTAACGAAGCATTAGTAGTTAACTCAGATGTTTGAATACCCGTAGAATTCACCTGTAAATAAATTATAATAGCTGCCAAACTATTCGCTGGCAAATAATCCACATAATACGTTAAATTCTGACCATCAAAGACAACTCTACTTATACCACCCAATGGAACAGAATATCCTTTGTATATGAGCCCAGAACCAATACTATACTTCACAACAATACCCGTAGCAACATCAGGACCATAATTCTTCACATAAGACACATAAGGAGGGGCCTCACCAAAACTATAAGTATCATTCCGATTAGGATACCACTCATAATTACGAACAAATAAATCAATTATACCAATATCAAACTGCAAATTCACATTTTGATAATCCACTGTCACATTTAAAGTTGATAATCCAAATGTCGTTCCAGTGAATATAGTGGAAGTCATTCCATTAATTGTGGTGCTGTTTGTTGGATTTACTATTCCCAAACTAGACGTAAAGTATACGGGAATACCATCAGGAAGATGACCTTGACTAGATGTGTCTATACCCATATTGTCATGAGTCAAATCAACATTAACAGCCAAATTACCCCCAACAGGAACATTAGTTGCATTAGTACTAGCTGTTAAAACTAACCAGGTGGTTGCATTCACTTTGCTGTTTACTTTTCCTGCAGTTTGTGGGTCGGTTCCTTGGAAGTTGGTTCCCCACCAATTATTAGTAGCATTAACCCCCGCTGCAGTACCATATACATCTCTATTTCCAGTATTGTTCAAAATACGATTAAAGTTAATTTGAGTGTTAGAAGCATATGTGAAGATGGCACTTCCCCAAGTTGCCTGGTTGTTAGTTAAGGTACTACTTGTAACATTTAAATTAGAGGAACTAGAGGCATATATAGCACCACCATAATTACTTGCTTTATTACTACTAAAAGTACAATTAACTACAGCACAATTAGCGTAATTAAAGATTCCTCCACCATTATAAGCGGTGTTACTTACAATAGAACAATTTGTTACAGTGAAATTACCATCACTATTGTAAATCCCCCCACCATTACTAGAAGTGACGGCATTTACAGTGTTATTTGAGATAAAACCACCAATAACAGTGCAATTACCAGAATTGTAAAAAGCACCACCATAAGCATAAGTACCAGTCACAGTATTATTCTGAATAAACCCACCAATAACAGTGCAATTACCAGAATTGTAAAGAGCACCTCCATAGTTTGCTTTATTGTTCAAAACAGAAGTGTCAATAACTGTTATAATGCCTCCTGAATTGTAAATTCCACCACCATAAACAGTTGCGGTATTATTCTGGATGCAAACACCAATAACAGTACAATTACTTTGATAATTATAAATTCCACTACCATAAGTTGCAATGTTATTTAGAACATAACTTCCATTAATATTACAATTAGCTCTATTGTAAATCCCACCACCATAATAATATGCAGTGTTATTTTGGACAATACTATCAGTAACCGTGCAATTACCCCTGTTATTGTAAATCCCACCACCATTTCCTGCAGTCGCAGTGTTACTTAGAATTGAACAATCATTAACAGCAAAATAACCACTATTGTAAATAGCACCACCATTCCAGGCAGTTGCAGTGTTATCTAAGATGGAACAATCATTAATAACACAATAACCACTATTGTAAATAGCACCACCATCATTTACTACAGTATTATTAGCAATAGAACCACCGATAACAGTACAATTACCAGAATTGTAAATAGCACCACCCTTACTTGCATTGTTACTCATAAAAGTACAGTTAACTGTAGTTAAATTACCCGCATTGTAAATAGCACCACCATTTGTTGCATTACCATTTATAAGAGTTAAATTTTGGAGGGTAACATTCACCCCAGTATTTACCTTAAATATCCACGTAACATTTTCCGCGTCAATAATTGCAGATTCACTTCCTTTCCAATCATCAAATCGGATAATCATATCCTTAACAATGGTTAATCCCCTGTTATTTGCCCCAGAATATGTTCCTTTTCCAACATTAACTGTTCCTGTAGTTTGAACTTCACTTAAAGCTTTTACTAAATTCTCGAAGGGATAATCCTTGCTCCCGTTACCAGTAGAATCATTTCCATCCGTGGCGACATAAACATTGTTTCTGTCTATTATCTTAACACCACTTACAGTTTGACTGTCAACTCTAGCATTTACTGCCCCAATAGCAAGTATTGATCCCGCAGTGAATGTTGTTGTGGCGTTTAAACCGTTACTTATAGTTCCAGTTACTGAGGAAAAGTTTCCAAAATTAGAAGTAAACAATACGTTAACATCAGGAACTGCTTTTCCATAAACAGCTAAAGTATCTTCACCAGCCGAGTTATAATTTAAATTAACATTTACAATTGAAGTTTCACCACTACCCACCAGATCATTATTTAAACTAAGCACAATCCACGGATCAGCAACGACATTTCCATTTACTCTCCCAACGGTTTGAGGATTGGTTCCCTGGAAATTGGTTCCCCACCAGTTATTAATAGCATCAGCACCTGCTAAACTGCTATATATATCATAATTTCCAGTGTTGTTTAGGATACTGTTGAAGTTTATTTGAGTGTTGTTATTGTCTGTGTAAATTACGCTACCAATATATGCCGTGTTGTTTAAGATAGAACTGCCAGAGATGGTGCAATTACCGGTATTGTAAATCCCACCACCATAAAATGCGATGTTGTTGATGATGGAACCATAAGTGATCGTACAATTACCAGAATTGTAAATAGCACCACCATAACCATTGGCACCAGTTGCAGTGTTGCCAGCGAAAGTGCAGTTAATTATAGTTAAATTACCTGCATTGTATATAGCTCCTCTATTCGCTGCATTACTATTTATGAGAGTCAAATCTTTGAGTGTTAAATTCACCCCATCCACAACGTTAAATATCCATGTAAGATTTTCCGCATCAATAACAGCAGCCCCACTTCCTTTCCAATCATCAAATAATATGTTAATATTCTTAATAATGTTTAATTCTCGATTATTTACCTCATAATAGATACCATTCCCCAGATGGACCGTTCCGGAATCAGGAGCCTGATCTATGGCTTTTGCCAATGTTTTATATGGATTTATAAGACTCCCATCTCCCGTATCATCATCCCCATCAGCTGCAACATAAATGTTATACTGATTGGAAAAACGTACAAAATCAAGCCAACCACAATCAAAACCACTAGATGTACTTGAATCTTTACTATAAGTCCAGTTTAAAACATGATTTCCAGAACCTAAAATAAAAGTCATGTTTGCCCAATCTTGCTCACCACTTATGCTGGATTGTAGCACACCATCTATGTAAAAACTTAAAAAATCATGAGATAATTCCGATGAGACTTTCCAGGCAAATTGTAAGTATCCGGGACCATCAAACTGAGTAGTCACCCATGTTAACTCATTATCCCATATAAATCCACTTTGAGCTGAATCAGCATCATTTTGTCCCATATTCTGAGTTCCAAACCAAACAACATTTCCGGTTCCACTTGTATCCCAAATAAGATCTTCATTTTCCAATGCAACCCCAATAAAAAGTGGCCCCTGCCATCCAATTGTAGCAGAAGATTGATTTTCAGGGTTAGCTATGTTATATACATAAAAACCAAATGTTCCATTGTACCAGTTACTATTTGGCGTGGTGTTTATACCCAAATATGTTGAGGGTTGATAAGCATCTCCTGCATCCGCTTCATGAGAACCATTCTGAATATCAAATAATCCATCGGCCTGTAAAAGATCCACCAAATTGTGAACGGTATATGAGTTATCATAGTAAAACTTACCATATTCATCTAATGTGGCATCAAGATGCCAAATGTATAAACCACTGATAGGTATTCCTGATCTTAGTCCATACTGTGGTTGATTATACCAATAAATAGCCTGATCATTTCCAGTTTGTTTCCTATATTCAACCATGTAAAATTCTTTGTTATCCGCGTTCTGGAATTGACCTGGAACTATTACTACACTACTATGGGTTCCATTTAATTCTTCAGGGTTAAAAATCAGTTGCTGATCAATGGCATTGATATCAGTTACATAATATGGTTCTATCCATCCAAGAAGTAATTTAAAGAAACAATTGAAATCACAAGACCCCCCAGACATCATATCCAAACCACCCACACCGTAACCGGGACCATTTACATTTCCGCCGCTTGATACTTCATAATCATAAAGGTCAGGCAACCCTAATAAGTGCCCAGTTTCATGTATGTCTGTTTTTGGACTGGATGAATACCATGCCCACATATATTTCTTCAGTTTTACTCCATCAACTGTGAAATCACTATCAGTTGAAACAGCATAAGACCACCATTGACTTCCCCAACCCTCATTAGGACCTGTCCATTTAAGCGCAACCCCCTCCATATAACCATCATGATTATTGTCGTATTGTGAAAAGTCCACAGTACTATCATAATAACTCATGACTTCCATCATTAGTACCATTTTATCAGTATAGTAACTACGGTTATATTGTGCAGTATACCATCCTACAACATCTCCAGTGATGTTAAGCAATCCATACGAGGACATATAATACCAGTTATGCAAACTTTCGTAAGGATAATAATTTATTGAAGTATCATGAGCTTGACTACCATCCCCAAAGTATATGGATTCTATTTCAGTAACTGTCTGATTTTCGTTATGGGGGTAATCCGGGAAATCAACCAGCATTATCAACATTTTTACAGTTCCTGTTGAAGGTAAAGATGTAGAAGTAGGTCGTGACGCAGAAGGTTCTAGAGTTTCATTCGAGTCATTAGTTATGTTATTCAGTTTCTGATTTAAATTGTCAACTAAACCAGAATCCGTATACTGATCTCCTATTGCAGTAACATTTGCAATCCTTTCATCCAGGGTCCCATCTGCTTGATATTGTGCTATTTGTTCATCTGTCGGCATCTCTGTTGCATATGCACTGCACATCATGAAAATAATTCCAAAAAGGAATAACATTGTAAACGCGATAAATTTACTTTTTTTAATGAAAACCCCTCCTATACTCATAAACTTTTTAAAATCCGTTTAATCCAAGATAAAAATGGTGCAATTTTAACCACCTAATTCAGAATTATCTCTTCTTTGTTCAATGCGGTTTTATGCTATAAAACATATATAACCTCTTAAAATACATATAACCCATTTTATCATCATATTTTTGTTTATTTCGATTTCATTGCCCTTGTAAGTAGTATTAAATCTCCTCAGTTGTACTGTGAAAAGGACGTTCAATTCTACAATAATTTGAATAAACTAAAACATAAAAAAGAGATTTAAATGCAGAAACGTTGCATTCCGCATTTGCATAAAGTATATATGTAAAAATAATATAATAATTAAAAATAAATTTATAGAAAGAAATAAAATAAAGCAATTAAAAAAGACATAATAACTATATTTATTTGCCAATTTTAGAAGAGCATCCCCAGTACCAAAACCAACCTCTAAAACCTTCTTTCCTTTGCCTATATTCAGTTTTTCCACACCTGTTGTAACATATTTTTCTCAGGCTTGGCCATTACATCGTACCACTTGCTCATCTCATCATAGCTGTTTTTGGCATCTTTTTTAGAACGTGTGCCCCTTGAAACTTCTTGTTTATCAGATGGCATGGTAAACATACCAGTTCAGTTATTTAAAATTTATTTCAAATAGTTTTTTGGGTTTTCAACCAACTTCATCCATCAATCCTGATACTGAATAATACTGATGGATCAATTAATCATCCATGAAAAAAAAGTTTAACTGAACTGAAAATTAAAAAAGAGAATTACATTACTAATTTCTTTATGATTGATTTATTGAAAAGAATAAGATGAATAGCGGGGCCTAGATTTGAACTAGGGCTCTCGGGGTTATGAGCCCCGCGGGATCACCAGACTACCCCACCCCGCTGTACTATCACTGTTGAATTTCTAGCTATATAAAGGTTTCCCTTAACTGGCCAGTTAACCTATTGCCTCTAAAAATTAATACAAAAATAGTAAACCCCCTGTGTTAAAAATGTAACGATGTTAAAGCTTAAAAAAACAGAAATTTATAATACAAATTCAATCATCACTACCCATATCAATTACTTGTACTTAATCTAATCTTTTTGGATTACCGTTAAATCTTATTTGATTAAATTATCCGCGCTTGGAATTTTAATTATAAAATTAGCACCATCTTCCCCATTGAAGTCTAGAGATCCTTCAGATTGTTCTACAATCGTTTTAACGAGCTGTAAACCAAATGTATCCGTTTTTTCAAGTTCAATGTGCTGTAATCCAATACCATTATCTGAGACTTTAATAACTAGATTTTCATTAACAAATGATAATTCAACCCCAATTTTTCCTTTTTTATTGTTGGTGAATGCATGTTTAAATGAATTTATCACGAGTTCAGTTACTATAAGACCTGAAAGCACGGTTTTTTCAATATCTAAATATATTCCGTTGGTTTTAATACTCATGTCAACATTTTTAGCTCCGTGAGAGTGTGAAACATCGCTTAATACACTTTCAAGGTAATCTTGCGCATTTATTGTTTGCAAATCAGGTGAGTGGTATAATTTTTCATGAATCATTCCAAAAGACCGTAGGTAGCTTCGTCCATCTTGTAATTTTTCAACCATCTGATCAATCACATAATCTGAATGTAATCTGTTTAGGCTGGATATCATTTTCATATTTGCTACAACACTACTATGCATGTTTTCAAGGGTTTTTTGATTTTTTTCAAGAGATGCTCGGGTTAATCTGTCCGAACTCTCAAGA
Encoded proteins:
- a CDS encoding Ig-like domain-containing protein is translated as MIATAFLILSIIGASSAADMTGTWGGSGTSYNSTAGPIKVNVTETTSGAATVTSTPTGTTNTNTAFFSNSSAANHASFETVLNWNTINNANNGTITFTFSRPVDNPILHIDRIGGAYSTTSSSALLTLTTSGLTITKLSGPTHFEVTSTTIQRTPNVYTVENRPEASMDSTQGTAAGSVQINGYNITSVSFFWIGVGANSGGDGIEFVWELDAPIDLAITQTTNQTTAVAGQGLTYTITVTNNGNSTILPTDTFTVHDSLPSGFTASSYTPSVGTYNSATGAWTGVTLAEGESITLTIIGAVSPTATGSLTNIASVTVPTSITDPVSTNNDATLTTPINRIADLAIIKTDSLDPVVAGQTLTYTITVTNNGPSSILSTDTFTVTDTLPSDFTASSYTPSVGTYNSATGAWTGVTLNNGDSVTLTIVGTVSSTATGTLTNTATVTPPTGVTDDNSTNDQTPPVITTVDGLPVANDDSKTTPEDTPLNGNLPISDPDGPVTVVNFTVNGTTASAGSTVNIPGVGSIKINADGTYTFTPATNYNGPVPVISYTIQDTTGNTASATLTITVTPVDDVPVAVDDTASVDEDNVLSGDVSGNDSPSGDGGNVWSVVTGPVHGTVVMNTDGSYTYTPGADYNGLDSFEYQIVDADGDISTATVTLTVNGVDDVPVAVDDTASVDEDNVLSGDVSGNDSPSG
- a CDS encoding lasso peptide isopeptide bond-forming cyclase, with the protein product MSAITGIFYRNNQEINPKLIQKINDRLSHRGPDGSAVWCEGSVALGHQMLHTTPESLHEKLPFYDEKPGLVITADARIDNRRELAKELDIEDNEYVSDSYFILKSYEKWGEICPEYLLGDFAFAIWDENKERLFCARDHMGVKPFYYYLDDEMFVFGTEIKAILTIPNITCELDKNKLANYLMIVDFFNKENTFYENIKRLPNAFSIILDENFIEKRSYWRLNPKSEIIMDSKEDYAQKFREIFTEAVKCRLRSYSIPGVMLSGGLDSSSVASIAQKICYEGGGTKKIHSFSYVFDDHPDIDERIYINKVLERGKVKSHFIKCDDIDPLERINEKIKFGDQPINTYQTGVIHRSRQKMYEQGVCVLLTGEGGDQILSHGNNYLDELLVTFKWKKFMQNINYIADVQELSRFKLFLNIVYRTLTYYLFQISFFYSFFKKNHNILNKKFLKTAHMRNLDDVVKFRVPHAKKVHYYHIELGQHQLSFEILDQESSAYHIDTRHPFYDKRLVEFCFAIPTEMKVRFGWSRYVCRLAMDEILPEEIQWRSTKSIVGNVSANKFLSNQEMFEKVINDREKVIKKYVNIEKLHEIYTKKSSKNVNLLWRVLLFYLWQLKKNKL